A single region of the Streptomyces sp. NBC_00425 genome encodes:
- a CDS encoding exonuclease domain-containing protein has protein sequence MKAFTWTRRPLIGFDLETTGVDVETARIVTAAVVRWGGGMPTEAQNWISDLDGAEIPAAAADIHGYSTQRARLEGRPAGEVVAEITAALAELTKGGWPVVAMCAQFDLTILWRECVRYGVLPLWERVTPVVLDPRVLDKEVDQFRKGSRRLVDLCHHYGVKLEGGAHNSEVDAKAACGVVWKIGQRHQRIGQADIGRLHANQVDWAQKQDESFREYQARTYGQVDDSPFGWPLIPAPSGAGS, from the coding sequence ATGAAGGCGTTCACCTGGACCCGGCGTCCCTTGATCGGCTTCGACCTCGAAACCACCGGCGTGGATGTCGAGACGGCCCGCATCGTCACCGCTGCTGTCGTGCGCTGGGGCGGCGGCATGCCGACCGAGGCCCAGAACTGGATCTCCGACCTGGACGGCGCGGAGATCCCGGCCGCCGCTGCCGACATCCACGGCTACTCGACGCAGCGTGCCCGACTGGAGGGCCGACCGGCCGGCGAGGTCGTTGCGGAGATCACCGCTGCGCTGGCCGAACTCACCAAGGGCGGCTGGCCGGTGGTGGCGATGTGCGCCCAGTTCGACCTGACGATCCTGTGGCGAGAGTGCGTCCGGTACGGGGTGCTGCCGCTGTGGGAGCGGGTGACGCCCGTCGTCCTCGACCCGCGCGTCCTGGACAAGGAAGTCGACCAGTTCCGCAAGGGGTCGCGCCGCCTGGTCGACCTGTGCCACCACTACGGCGTGAAGCTGGAAGGCGGCGCCCACAACAGTGAGGTCGACGCCAAGGCGGCGTGCGGTGTGGTCTGGAAGATCGGCCAGCGGCACCAGCGGATCGGGCAGGCCGACATCGGCCGGCTGCACGCGAATCAGGTCGACTGGGCGCAGAAGCAGGACGAGAGCTTCCGCGAGTACCAGGCCCGCACGTACGGGCAGGTCGACGACTCGCCGTTCGGGTGGCCGCTGATCCCCGCGCCGTCGGGAGCCGGGTCCTGA
- a CDS encoding helix-turn-helix domain-containing protein: MRSTRQPRLRGEQRQAKAEELQAKYYAGSSIRSLADQTGYSYGTVRNLLLLAGTRLRKRGGGLPRPVPELDR; encoded by the coding sequence TTGAGAAGCACCCGCCAGCCCCGCCTGAGGGGCGAGCAGCGCCAGGCCAAGGCTGAGGAACTGCAGGCCAAGTACTACGCCGGCTCGTCGATCCGCAGCCTCGCCGACCAGACCGGCTACTCCTACGGCACGGTCCGCAACCTGCTGCTCCTCGCCGGAACGCGGCTCCGTAAGCGCGGCGGGGGTCTGCCTCGCCCGGTCCCGGAGCTGGACCGGTGA
- a CDS encoding helix-turn-helix domain-containing protein: protein MRSKGSLGRPDDAGAFGTLVASLAVQAGYDIAPYGTGRRKLTDQTGMSASAVSRMLRGETLPKPENIIALARALKVDERRLLDAAGIPLSGRTKQTDAAVVSFPQSPAPEAIADFLGITLPHVRRMLTSSIEQALRLQREADSVQDGDDGGAAVGT from the coding sequence ATGCGGAGCAAGGGATCACTCGGACGGCCGGACGACGCCGGTGCCTTCGGCACACTCGTCGCCTCCCTGGCCGTCCAGGCCGGATACGACATCGCGCCCTACGGCACGGGCAGACGCAAGCTGACAGACCAGACGGGCATGAGCGCCTCAGCCGTCAGCCGCATGCTGCGCGGGGAGACACTCCCGAAGCCAGAGAACATCATCGCGCTGGCCCGCGCCCTCAAGGTCGACGAGCGCCGACTGCTGGACGCGGCAGGGATTCCCCTGTCCGGTCGCACAAAACAGACAGACGCCGCAGTAGTGTCGTTTCCCCAGTCGCCTGCCCCCGAGGCGATCGCGGACTTCCTGGGCATCACCCTGCCCCACGTTCGCAGGATGCTGACCAGCAGCATTGAACAAGCCCTTCGACTGCAGCGCGAGGCAGACAGCGTCCAGGACGGCGACGACGGGGGGGCCGCCGTAGGAACGTAG
- a CDS encoding RusA family crossover junction endodeoxyribonuclease produces the protein MSVLPDRERGEELLKLLAPQAMDSWGTVVAGEPHSKSRPRFSKDGHAYKDPADEDAEQATKWKLRRWWRRGPLTGNVALGCVFHRSSMQLIDVDNLLKHVCDAGNGILWVDDSQVTAKYGAIELDRFMPRTVLVVAPHVSTMLRGTDHVRGCEGCGETFQPSRASQKYHSRECASAARKSGAVRA, from the coding sequence GTGAGTGTCCTGCCGGACCGCGAGCGGGGCGAGGAGCTGCTGAAGCTCCTCGCCCCGCAGGCGATGGACTCGTGGGGCACGGTCGTCGCCGGCGAGCCGCACTCCAAGAGTCGCCCCCGGTTCAGCAAGGACGGCCACGCGTACAAGGACCCGGCCGACGAGGATGCCGAGCAGGCCACGAAGTGGAAGCTGCGCCGCTGGTGGCGGCGGGGCCCGCTCACGGGGAACGTGGCGCTGGGCTGTGTGTTCCACCGGTCGTCCATGCAATTGATCGACGTCGACAACTTGCTCAAGCACGTGTGTGACGCGGGGAACGGGATTCTGTGGGTCGACGACTCGCAGGTCACCGCGAAGTACGGGGCGATCGAGCTGGACCGCTTCATGCCGAGGACGGTCCTGGTGGTCGCGCCGCACGTGTCGACGATGCTGCGCGGCACCGACCACGTCCGCGGCTGCGAGGGCTGCGGCGAGACGTTCCAGCCGTCGCGGGCGTCGCAGAAATACCACTCCCGGGAGTGCGCGAGCGCGGCCCGTAAGTCTGGGGCGGTGCGCGCATGA
- a CDS encoding tyrosine-type recombinase/integrase: MAYVKAMQNKAGEVTSHRVRWRLGGARDGDWQSELFDGDEAGAEAAAIFCAAVNEGGQQWPPGWVKGKGYIVAGVEEPDDVRYRFDRFALEMYENRTGIQDQYRQDCLRDLRRWIIPTFGNCDIRSVEHFCGDTVTAWVRQLEQTMVTRGQAPKQGPAKLRPMSPKTIRNLHGLLSAVMERAVRSEPPLRDRNPCALTRLPRTDDDGADGGEDIEFLTPDEVEGLVSCMERRSDQLLAIVKYGTGLRWGEVSALAPECLVDWRTAKPVIRVKRAWKKDGKGGYKIGMPKSKRGRRSIRVSQTVVAAIEELGGEDNADPGRLFFTGDQNGNRLHYSTFYDRWQRAVLRAKEAGLLPSHKSPTAHDLRHSHAAVLLSEGRGLTYVQRRLGHESIKTTSDTYGHLLPEADDDAMEIIDRSLNRGRPPAPVPAQQAARPAPASSVVHVVTFPVGHQEAFWRPEVARLVAEVWRLECRSLAQTQEHAASAWAARHGGLDGVRASMPGRARVWIASALFSADGSRFQAGAVADEVTTAWTWEWEEHYTSEPAKWSVVHAEGLQALTQVRAWGVDEKGVRSAFTHACAEALAVCGQHPVLGSGGTPVQTDS; encoded by the coding sequence ATGGCTTATGTGAAAGCGATGCAGAACAAGGCCGGCGAGGTGACCAGCCATCGGGTCCGCTGGCGTCTCGGAGGCGCTAGGGACGGGGACTGGCAGAGCGAGCTGTTCGACGGCGACGAGGCCGGAGCGGAGGCGGCGGCCATCTTCTGTGCCGCCGTCAACGAGGGGGGCCAGCAGTGGCCCCCGGGGTGGGTGAAGGGGAAGGGGTACATCGTCGCGGGCGTCGAGGAGCCTGACGACGTGCGGTATCGCTTCGACCGGTTCGCGCTGGAGATGTACGAGAACCGAACGGGCATCCAGGACCAGTACCGGCAGGACTGCCTCCGGGACTTGCGACGGTGGATCATCCCGACGTTCGGAAACTGCGACATCCGGTCGGTGGAGCACTTCTGCGGCGACACGGTCACGGCGTGGGTGCGGCAGCTGGAGCAGACGATGGTGACCCGGGGTCAGGCGCCGAAGCAGGGGCCGGCGAAGCTGCGGCCGATGTCGCCGAAGACGATCCGCAACCTGCACGGCCTGCTGTCGGCGGTGATGGAGCGGGCGGTGCGGTCGGAGCCGCCGCTGAGGGACCGCAACCCGTGCGCCTTGACGAGGCTGCCGCGTACGGACGACGACGGCGCGGACGGCGGTGAGGACATCGAGTTCCTCACTCCCGACGAGGTCGAGGGTCTGGTCTCGTGCATGGAGCGTCGTTCCGACCAGCTGCTGGCGATCGTGAAGTACGGCACGGGCCTACGCTGGGGGGAGGTGTCGGCGCTGGCTCCCGAGTGCCTGGTGGACTGGAGGACGGCGAAGCCGGTGATCCGCGTGAAGCGGGCCTGGAAGAAGGACGGCAAGGGCGGTTACAAGATCGGTATGCCGAAGTCGAAGCGGGGCCGGCGCAGCATCCGCGTGTCGCAGACGGTGGTGGCGGCGATCGAGGAGCTGGGCGGCGAGGACAACGCCGACCCGGGGCGACTGTTCTTCACCGGCGACCAGAACGGCAACCGGCTGCACTACTCGACGTTCTACGACCGGTGGCAGCGGGCCGTTCTGCGGGCGAAGGAGGCCGGTCTCCTGCCGAGTCACAAGTCGCCGACGGCTCACGACCTTCGGCACTCGCACGCGGCAGTGCTGCTGTCCGAGGGGCGTGGCCTGACGTACGTGCAGCGGCGCCTCGGTCATGAGTCGATCAAGACGACGTCGGATACGTACGGGCATCTGCTGCCCGAGGCGGACGACGACGCCATGGAGATCATCGACCGGTCGCTGAACCGCGGCCGGCCGCCCGCGCCGGTTCCGGCGCAGCAGGCCGCGCGGCCTGCCCCGGCGTCATCAGTCGTGCACGTGGTCACGTTCCCCGTCGGCCATCAGGAGGCGTTCTGGCGTCCGGAGGTCGCCCGCCTGGTCGCGGAGGTGTGGAGGCTGGAGTGCCGCAGCCTCGCGCAGACGCAGGAGCATGCGGCGTCGGCGTGGGCGGCCCGTCACGGGGGCTTGGACGGGGTGCGTGCGTCGATGCCTGGACGGGCCCGGGTCTGGATCGCCAGCGCGCTGTTCTCCGCCGACGGCTCCCGCTTCCAGGCGGGTGCCGTGGCCGACGAGGTGACCACGGCATGGACGTGGGAGTGGGAGGAGCACTACACCAGCGAGCCGGCGAAGTGGTCGGTCGTGCATGCCGAGGGGCTGCAGGCGCTCACGCAGGTGCGGGCGTGGGGTGTGGATGAGAAGGGGGTGCGGTCGGCGTTCACGCACGCGTGCGCGGAAGCGTTGGCGGTGTGCGGGCAGCACCCGGTGCTCGGCAGCGGAGGGACGCCGGTTCAGACGGACTCTTGA
- a CDS encoding YqaJ viral recombinase family nuclease — protein MMQMSLLESDTRSVDCSDIPAGPVQLAAPTPCRRKPAARVTVQEGPAATLLLGRRASRKKWEAVRREGIGGSDVAALFGLAGKYASPRHVFEEKHGRPTFRETEPAEIGREIEAFIARMFTKRSGLKTRMPSGMIQNIARPWMRANVDRYVLDAEGRIVAPLELKNRSEYQADDWEDGVPDGPALQAHWYMAVGGWDHAYVAALVGGNKLRWFRLERDEEIIEELVGHCEAWYQRHIVDGFPPPADGLEATTSLLARLWQVQPEKVVTVAEEKAKTLLDREERLTEKVKAAEEQLRAVQNEMRLLAGDAEVVMAAGRPAWTFKQNSTFSSKRFTADYPELAAKYTHKADALDMDRLKAESPEEYRLCRSRQLRRSTTKTTKKAAR, from the coding sequence ATGATGCAGATGAGTCTGCTGGAGTCGGACACCCGCTCCGTCGACTGCTCCGACATCCCGGCCGGCCCGGTCCAGTTGGCCGCGCCGACGCCCTGCCGCCGCAAGCCTGCGGCGCGGGTGACCGTGCAGGAAGGTCCCGCCGCGACGCTGCTGCTGGGCCGTCGGGCGTCCCGGAAGAAGTGGGAGGCCGTACGCCGCGAGGGCATCGGCGGCTCCGACGTCGCCGCGCTGTTCGGCCTGGCGGGCAAGTACGCCAGCCCTCGGCACGTCTTCGAGGAGAAGCACGGCCGGCCGACGTTCCGCGAGACGGAGCCCGCCGAGATCGGCCGCGAGATCGAGGCGTTCATCGCCCGCATGTTCACCAAGCGGTCCGGGCTGAAGACACGCATGCCGTCCGGGATGATCCAGAACATCGCGCGGCCGTGGATGCGGGCGAACGTCGACCGCTACGTCCTGGACGCCGAGGGCCGGATCGTCGCCCCGCTGGAGCTGAAGAACCGCTCGGAGTACCAGGCCGACGACTGGGAGGACGGCGTCCCGGACGGGCCCGCCCTTCAGGCGCACTGGTACATGGCGGTCGGCGGCTGGGACCACGCCTACGTCGCCGCGCTGGTCGGCGGGAACAAGCTGCGCTGGTTCCGCCTGGAGCGCGACGAGGAGATCATCGAAGAACTCGTCGGGCACTGCGAGGCCTGGTATCAGCGGCACATCGTCGACGGTTTCCCGCCCCCCGCTGACGGCCTGGAAGCCACGACGAGCCTCCTGGCCCGCCTGTGGCAGGTCCAGCCGGAGAAGGTCGTCACGGTCGCCGAGGAGAAGGCCAAGACGCTCCTGGACCGCGAGGAGCGGCTGACGGAGAAGGTCAAGGCGGCCGAGGAGCAGCTCCGCGCCGTCCAGAACGAGATGCGGTTGCTGGCCGGTGACGCTGAGGTCGTCATGGCCGCTGGTCGACCGGCCTGGACCTTCAAGCAGAACTCCACGTTCTCCTCGAAGCGGTTCACCGCGGACTACCCCGAACTGGCGGCGAAGTACACGCACAAGGCGGATGCCTTGGACATGGACCGGCTCAAGGCCGAGTCCCCGGAGGAGTACCGGCTGTGCCGCTCCCGTCAGCTCCGCCGCTCCACGACCAAGACGACGAAGAAGGCTGCGCGATGA
- a CDS encoding WhiB family transcriptional regulator, protein MRSRFSAPESLPRPAHWDDNAECRQSENPDYWFAEGNDPEAIAERLEAKRVCQRCPVRPSCLHDALDDGRPGVWGGLDQDERAALVLLRPTRTEDGGHGAEQHTATG, encoded by the coding sequence ATGCGTAGCCGGTTTTCCGCTCCCGAATCGCTGCCGCGTCCCGCGCACTGGGACGACAACGCCGAATGCCGCCAGTCCGAGAACCCGGACTACTGGTTCGCGGAAGGCAACGACCCCGAGGCCATCGCCGAACGGCTCGAGGCCAAACGGGTCTGCCAGCGCTGCCCGGTCAGGCCCTCGTGCCTGCACGACGCCCTCGACGACGGCCGACCCGGCGTCTGGGGCGGCCTCGACCAGGACGAGCGCGCCGCACTCGTCCTCCTCCGCCCCACCCGCACGGAGGACGGAGGCCATGGCGCGGAACAGCACACCGCGACGGGATGA
- a CDS encoding WhiB family transcriptional regulator produces the protein MTSLPHFLDEVPGPWPETPCKERPDYFIDSSRTTPTRDRVDQAKMLCAGCPVREACADYAIANGCRDGIWGGLTVDERDQLADARATADQHAEQ, from the coding sequence ATGACCTCCCTCCCGCACTTCCTCGACGAGGTACCCGGCCCCTGGCCGGAAACCCCCTGCAAGGAACGCCCCGACTACTTCATCGACAGCAGCCGGACCACCCCCACCAGGGACCGCGTCGACCAGGCCAAGATGCTCTGCGCAGGCTGCCCCGTCCGGGAAGCCTGCGCGGACTACGCCATCGCCAACGGCTGCCGGGACGGCATCTGGGGCGGCCTCACAGTCGACGAACGCGACCAACTCGCCGACGCCCGCGCCACCGCCGACCAGCACGCCGAGCAGTAG
- a CDS encoding helix-turn-helix transcriptional regulator, whose product MLQTGVLLERATSRGDLTHDDIAKRAGIDRSAVSRLLAGRGVPTLPIVTALAWAYGIELDTFIPRPVASAKGSKA is encoded by the coding sequence ATGCTCCAGACCGGCGTACTGCTGGAACGGGCGACGTCGAGGGGCGACCTCACACACGACGACATTGCCAAGAGGGCCGGTATCGACCGGTCCGCCGTGTCGCGCCTCCTGGCCGGCCGTGGCGTGCCGACTCTGCCCATCGTCACCGCGCTCGCCTGGGCGTACGGGATCGAGCTGGACACGTTCATCCCGCGCCCGGTGGCTTCGGCGAAGGGGAGCAAGGCATGA
- a CDS encoding type II toxin-antitoxin system prevent-host-death family antitoxin produces MAEIGNTEMGIRELREKLSKRLGAAVKGEITYVTSHGVRIAAIVPVVDAEAIEASRGMPPQESAAADS; encoded by the coding sequence ATGGCGGAGATCGGAAACACAGAGATGGGCATCCGGGAGCTGCGCGAGAAGCTCAGCAAGCGGCTTGGCGCGGCGGTGAAGGGTGAGATCACGTACGTCACCAGCCATGGCGTCCGCATCGCCGCGATCGTCCCGGTCGTCGATGCCGAAGCCATCGAGGCCAGCAGGGGCATGCCGCCGCAGGAGTCCGCCGCAGCGGACTCCTGA
- a CDS encoding recombinase RecT produces the protein MTNDLKSRLRAARTRAAAPVEERHDQAADVPAQLADVKGTEDVAPAMDKTVMAWLARYSAEFEEALPAHIDRSSFFAAVRAILPKLARCTPASTLQALLTCAKFGLVPDEKHAVIKREGTTAVFVPMAQGFVDLMYRSGAVASVHVGEIRAGDEYSYTPTAPSPDDFVHRPDLTKSKAERGDVVLCYAFAWLRGGARSQVIILSREDAEAIRDEYSAAYQAAKAEGRTDSFWHTHFLDMWRKSCVRRLAKVVPMSAELVALVKTDDAGEAGQVQVLHAPNPEDARLLAEAEAASKAAEASQDMPTHTITGRLPVKRSQPRRKASKARRSGRKHTV, from the coding sequence ATGACCAACGATCTGAAATCCCGTTTGCGCGCCGCCCGTACCCGCGCGGCGGCTCCCGTCGAGGAGCGGCACGACCAGGCAGCCGACGTTCCGGCGCAGCTCGCCGACGTGAAGGGCACCGAGGACGTCGCGCCCGCCATGGACAAGACCGTCATGGCGTGGCTGGCCCGCTACTCGGCCGAGTTCGAGGAGGCGCTGCCCGCGCACATCGACCGGTCCTCGTTCTTCGCGGCGGTGCGGGCGATCCTGCCGAAGCTGGCCCGGTGCACGCCGGCGAGCACGCTGCAGGCGCTCCTGACGTGCGCGAAGTTCGGCTTGGTCCCGGACGAGAAGCACGCGGTCATCAAGCGCGAGGGCACCACCGCGGTGTTCGTGCCGATGGCGCAGGGCTTCGTCGACCTGATGTACCGGTCGGGCGCAGTGGCCTCGGTGCACGTCGGGGAGATCCGGGCGGGCGACGAGTACAGCTACACACCGACCGCGCCATCCCCGGACGACTTCGTGCACCGGCCCGACCTCACCAAGTCGAAGGCGGAGCGCGGCGACGTCGTCCTGTGCTACGCGTTCGCGTGGCTGCGGGGTGGGGCGCGTTCGCAGGTCATCATCCTCAGTCGCGAGGACGCCGAGGCGATCCGCGACGAGTACAGCGCCGCCTACCAGGCTGCGAAGGCCGAGGGTCGCACGGACTCGTTCTGGCACACCCACTTCCTGGACATGTGGCGCAAGAGCTGTGTGCGCCGTCTGGCGAAGGTCGTGCCGATGAGCGCCGAGCTGGTCGCGCTGGTGAAGACCGATGACGCGGGGGAGGCCGGGCAGGTGCAGGTGCTGCACGCCCCGAACCCGGAGGATGCCCGCCTCCTCGCCGAGGCGGAGGCGGCCTCTAAGGCCGCTGAGGCGTCGCAGGACATGCCCACCCACACCATCACCGGCCGGCTGCCTGTGAAGCGCAGCCAGCCCCGCCGGAAGGCCTCGAAGGCCCGGCGTAGCGGAAGGAAGCACACGGTATGA
- a CDS encoding GIY-YIG nuclease family protein, with translation MINDQARHFPARPLDRDASWDEYDMPGGVDTGNLLYRFYDGDRLPLYIGKTTVTTARLEQHRRHAEWYGLVEYVALSLYPSHALLLRAERAAIRHEQPRFNKVDRRGRDRVKLNLHGPAEAAAVVLLDQADPEFLAELVRLLGLPDRALLAAAPPAADWDAIDWAEAERGRVLWARDLADDWCAWLDQFGHRQPTLDEGRAFHGRLIAEARRGSLEPRQFRLLARVMAQHGRYDIDVAFPSFVALYRPR, from the coding sequence ATGATCAACGATCAAGCACGGCACTTTCCTGCCCGCCCTCTCGACCGAGACGCTTCGTGGGACGAGTACGACATGCCCGGAGGCGTCGATACCGGGAACCTCCTCTACCGCTTCTACGACGGCGACAGGCTCCCGCTCTACATCGGCAAGACGACGGTGACGACCGCCCGTCTCGAACAGCACCGCAGGCACGCGGAGTGGTACGGCCTGGTCGAGTACGTCGCCCTGTCGCTGTACCCGAGCCACGCGCTTCTGCTTCGGGCCGAGCGGGCTGCGATCCGCCACGAGCAGCCCCGGTTCAACAAGGTCGACCGGCGCGGTCGGGACCGCGTGAAGCTGAACCTGCACGGGCCTGCTGAGGCTGCCGCTGTCGTCCTGCTGGATCAGGCGGACCCCGAATTCCTCGCCGAACTAGTTCGACTCCTGGGACTGCCGGACAGGGCTCTCCTCGCAGCCGCTCCACCGGCTGCTGACTGGGACGCCATCGACTGGGCGGAAGCCGAGAGAGGCCGGGTCCTGTGGGCCAGGGACCTCGCGGACGACTGGTGTGCCTGGCTCGACCAGTTCGGCCACCGTCAGCCGACCTTGGACGAAGGTCGTGCGTTCCATGGCCGGTTGATCGCAGAGGCCCGCCGCGGCTCGCTTGAGCCGCGTCAGTTCAGGCTGCTCGCCCGCGTCATGGCACAGCACGGCCGCTACGACATCGACGTGGCCTTCCCGAGCTTCGTGGCGCTGTACCGACCTAGGTAG